The genomic segment TTCCCGTTATGCTAATCTGTATTCAGCAGCAAGAACGAGGAACGACAAGCGGCATCCATTTGAGAATGATCGTTCTCTAAAAAGAATTGGGCGAAGGAGCTGGACGACATGCGTTATTTTGAATCCAAGCATGGAAAGGTCTCGTGGGACGAGGAATTGAGAAGTGTCATTATCGAGTGGAATGGCTTCGCATACGGCGAGGAGTTCCAGACGATTCTGCTCAAGGGCGCGGATCTGCTGAAGCTGCGGTACGGCAGCAAGGTGCTGATGGATACGCGCGAAGGATCGGCGATCAAGACCGAGGACAAGGCGTGGATCGGCGAGTTCTTTATCCGGCGGGCGTACGAGAGCGGCCTTCGCCATCTGGCCATGCTCGAACCGCACAGCTTGATCGCCAAGATGAGCGTGAACCGCACGGTAGATGGCCTCGGCACGCTGCCGTACCGCCAAGAGAGCTTCTCCGACAGGGAAGAAGCCGTGGCTTGGCTGTCCGCGCAGGGACGGGAGCTGCGCGCGATCGGCTGACCGTAAGGCAGGGCGGCTCGAACGTTTTGCGCTCATTCTTTACCGTTCGTTCCCATAATGATATGATGGGGAAGGAGGGGATTTTAATGGCCAGAAGCAAAGAGTTCGAAGAAGCCGCCGTCCTGGAAAAAGCGATGAAGCTGTTCTGGGAGCAAGGCTACGAGAAGACGTCCCTTAACGATCTCGTCGCGCATATGGGGATCCACCGCAGGAGCCTTTACGATACTTTTACCGACAAGCACACCTTGTTCCTGAAGGCGATGGAGCGGTTCGAGGACCGGATCGGCGCCAGACTGGCGGCCGGTGTCAAGCAATCGAAGACGGCCGGCGAAGCGCTGCGGTTCGTCTTCGGCTTCATCATCCACGGCGAGGAGGACGCGCCTGCCGGCTGCATGCTCGTGAACTCGGCCGCCGAACTGGCACTGCGGGACGCAGAGGTGGACGCCAAAGCCCGGGAAGCGTTCGCGAACACGGAGCGGCTGCTGGAGGAGATCGTCTCATGGGGGCAGGACAGCGGGGAATTCGCCAAGCGTTACGGCGCGGCGGAATGGGCCGAGTATCTGCAAAACGCGTTGACCGGACTTCGCGTCATGACGCGGACGACGGTCGCGAAGGAGAAGCTCGAGCGGGTTGCCGAGCTAACGATGCGTAATCTGGAGCGGTGATCGCATCGTCTTTTTTTTTTCAGAATTATAGAACGATCGTTCTCAATATCGAATCAAAGGAGCATGTCTGATGAAAACGTTGGTAATCGTCGCACATCCGAATCTGTCGCAGTCCAAAATCAACCGCGCCTGGACCGAACGCGCGAAACAGCTGCCCGACACGACCGTACACGAGCTCTATCGCGCTTATCCCGATGGCCGGATCGATGTCCGCGGCGAGCAAGCATTGCTGGACGTCCATGACCGAATCATTTTTCAATATCCGCTGTACTGGTACAGTACGCCTCCACTGCTCAAGCAGT from the Cohnella hashimotonis genome contains:
- a CDS encoding TetR/AcrR family transcriptional regulator, with translation MARSKEFEEAAVLEKAMKLFWEQGYEKTSLNDLVAHMGIHRRSLYDTFTDKHTLFLKAMERFEDRIGARLAAGVKQSKTAGEALRFVFGFIIHGEEDAPAGCMLVNSAAELALRDAEVDAKAREAFANTERLLEEIVSWGQDSGEFAKRYGAAEWAEYLQNALTGLRVMTRTTVAKEKLERVAELTMRNLER